From the genome of Bacteroidia bacterium:
ATGTTGCAAAAATAACGCTGTCGTTTCTCCTATTTACTACCTGCTATACGCTGCAAGCCCAAAATAATATGGGACAAATACACGGGAATTTCGAATTGGATGCACAATACTATAACCCCGATTCAACTATTGGAGCGCCACCTGTTCCTGAAAAAATGTTGAGCAATGGATTCCTTAATGTGAATTATACAAACGGCAATATTTCTGCTGGATTTCGTTATGAAAGTTATTTAGATGTGATGCAAGGTTTTGATTCTCGTTATCAAGGTACAGGCATTCCGTATCGTTATTTCAGCTATAAAATGGATAACATGGAAGTTACCGTAGGCAGCTTTTACGAGCAATTTGGTACCGGAATGATTTTTAGAAGTTATGAGGAACGTGGATTGGGATTGGATAATGCAATGGATGGAGTACGTCTGCGCTACAATCCTTACAAAGGAATTTACATCAAAGGAATTATCGGGAAACAACGCGAATTTTTTAGCGAAGGTCCTGGATTGGTGAGAGGAGCAGACGGCGAAGTAAATTTAAATGAGTTGATTGATAAAATGGCGAATGATAAAACACATATTATCCTTGGTGGAAGTTTTGTTAGTAAATACCAAGTGGATCAAGATCCCATTTATGTATTACCGCAAAATGTTGGTGCAAGCGCCGGACGCATTAATATCATTCGAAATGGATTAAATTTATACGGGGAATATGCCTACAAAATAAATGATCCTTCTACGTTCAATCATTACATTTATAAACCAGGACAATCCTTGTTGGTGATGACCAGTTATTCCCAAAAAGGATTTTCTATTACACTGGACGGAAAACGCGTGGATAATATGGATTTTAAATCCGATCGTACTCAAACAGGAAGTGTGTTAGATATTAATTATTTACCAGCACTTACACTGCAACATACAGAGGAATTAATGTCGTTTTACCCTTATGCTACACAGCCAAACGGTGAAATGGGTTTCGAAAGTGAAGTGCAATATAAAATTAAAAAAGAATCCTTACTTGGCGGACATTACGGCACAGATTTACTCGTTAATTTTTCGGGCGCTAACTCCTTGGATACGGTTAATGTAAATGATATGAGCACAACGCGCCAAGGATACAAATCCGATTTTTTTGCCATCGGGCAAGAAACGTATTACCGCGATTTATTTACTTCCGTACATCATAAATTTTCCAAACAATTTACAGGAACTGCCGAATATGCCTATCAAGTTTACAATAAAAACGTAATACAAGGACAAGTTGGCTGGCCCACTATTTACTCCAACATTGCGGTGGTAGATGTAACCTATAAATTTAATTCCGATCATGCTTTGCGTTGTGATTTAGAACATTTAGCAACCAAGCAAGACATGCACAATTGGGCTTCGTTGTTGTTAGAATATAGCTTAGGTTCCAATTGGTTTGTATCTGCATTGGATGAATACAATTATGGAAATCCAAATCCGGCACAACAAATTCATTATTTCATCGCCAATGCTGGCTATACCATTAATGCCAGCCGTATTACTGTTGGTTACGGAAAACAACGTGCCGGAATTTTTTGTGTAGGCGGCGTATGCCGTAATGTACCAGCATCAAATGGTTTAACCTTAAGCATTACAAGTAGCTTTTAATCGTTCAAAAAAATAATTTTTCAAATGAAAAAAATACTGATTTTTGGATGCATCGCGAGTTTATTTTTACTCGCTTCCTGCGATAAAGTAAACAATCCGTATAAACCACAAAGCACTAAAACAATTACTGGGAATAATGCCGTGCGTAAAGTGTTGGTGGAAGATTATACCGGACATCTTTGTGGAAATTGCCCAACAGCTGGAGCAGAATCGGAAACATTGCGCCAATTGTATGGGAATCAAGTGGTGTGTATGGAATTAAATGTAAGTGCTTCTTTTGCTGGACCTTGTCCATCGCCAAACCCTTTACCAACAGGGGCTCCAACAGGGGCGTACAGTGTTGATTACCGCTCGGCTGTTGGTACTACTTACGATAATTTTTTTGGGATTTCAAATAATGGATTACCACAAGGTATGATTGATCGCTTTACAGTTAGTGGAAGCAAAGGGTTGCCTACTACTGCTTGGGCAACGGTGGTTGATAGTTTAACAAAAGCGCCGATATTGGCAAACATCACCGTTACCAATACGTATAATACTTCCACAAGAATGTTAAACACCAGCCTTTCATCTCAATTTGTATCTGCTTTAAGCGGAACAAATACCTATAAATTGGTTGTATTATTGGTTCAGGATAGTATTTTTGATTGGCAAGAAGATTATGCCACAAACCCGAGTGATATTCCCAATTATTCAAAACGTTTTACATTACGTGATGTCATTAACAATGCTTGGGGCGATACCTTAGCAACAGGAAACGTAAGTGCTGGAACAACGGTTGTAAAAAGTTATACAAATTATCACATCAATCCAGCATGGAATGCCGCAACGTGTCATGTGATTTCGTTTATTTACGAAACCTCTGATAATTTTGTATTGCAAGCGGAGGATGATCGAGTGGAGTAAAAACCCATTTGAAAAATTAAGCAGTATCGAAAACTGGTTGTAAATCTCAATGACCCATACACATTGCAGCTGTCTGTTTTGGAAATTAGCAAATACCGCTAAAAACAAAAGCCTCATTATCTTTCGATAACAAGGCTATGCTTAATTCTTGAAACTTGGAAGCTTTCAAGAATCGTACCCGAGACCGGGATCGAACCGGTATGAAGGTTAATTCACTGGTGTTTGAGACCAGCGCGTCTACCAATTCCGCCACCCGGGCAATTATTTTTCAAGAAAAAAGTCCTAAAACGGAGGACGAAATTATTCATTTGTTTTGGATACGCAATTTTTTTTATTTTTTTTCTTCAAAAAAGAACCTTCCAAAAAATAATTTTTCAAATCCATCTTCGCAAAATCCAATATCTATCGTTAATTTGTATCGGGAATAAAAGCATGCCAAAACAAACTTTCAAAAAGCAAGAACGACTTTGCAGTCAAATCCTCATCGAGGAATTGATAAAGACCGGAAAATTCTTTTCTGTAGCGCCTTTTAGAGTGGTGTGGAAAAAAGCAGTTTCGGAAAATAATTTTTTAACACAAATATTAATCAGCGTCCCGAAAAGAAAATTTAAACGTGCCGTCGATCGAAATCACTTGAAACGATTGATACGAGAAGCATATCGCAAAAACAAAGAAACACTTCTTTTACAAAAAGAAAATACGCGCATCGCATTTATTTATACCTCGAGCACGTCGCTTTCGTATGCGGAAATCGAATCGAAAATATTATTAATTTTACAACGTTTATCGCAGGAAAATGAATAAAATGATGAGCGCTTTTTTTATTGTTTTGATAAAATTTTATCAAAATGCGATTTCGCCTCATTTAACGCCTTCGTGCAGATACACGCCTTCTTGCTCGCAGTATGGCATTGAAGCTATAAAAAAATACGGCGCCGGAAAAGGCGGATATTTAACGTTGAAAAGAATTTTGTCGTGCCATCCTTGGGGCGGTCACGGACACGATCCGGTTCCTTGAAAAAACAGTTTTAAAAAAATATTTTTTGATGAAGACTTTTTTCCATATTCTAAAAAAATTTCGTTTAGCGATAATTGCTGTAAGCATTGTTGGTTATGCGATTGTTTCGTATAGTTTCGCGGATAATTATTTTGAGATTTCTAAAAATCTCGACATTTTTTCGACGATGTTTCGAGAATTAAATATTTATTACGTGGACAGTATTCAGCCCGGAACCTTGATGAAAAAAGGCATGGATGCGATGTTGGCTTCTTTGGATCCGTACACTGATTACATTCCAGAATCTGAAATTGAAGATTTTCGTTTTATGACAACGGGCCAGTACGGCGGTATTGGCGCGCTCATTCGCCAAAAAGGCGATTACATTTATATTGCGGAACCGTACGAGGGTTTTCCTGCACAAAAAGCAGGCTTGATGGCGGGAGATAAAATTTTAGAAATTGATGGCATTTCCGTGAAGGGAAAAAGTCCTGATGACATCGGGAAATTTTTGAAAGGCCAGCCGAATACGGCAATAAAAATATTGGTGGAACGAGACGGACAACAGCTTTTAAAAACGCTTCAGCGCGAAGAAATTAAAGTGAGCAGCGTGCCCTATTACGGGATGGTAAGCAAGAATACAGGTTATATTCAATTAACCAGTTTTACGGAAAACTGCGCCGATTCAGTGAAAAACGCTTTTTTACAGTTGAAAAAAAATCCGGATTTTAAATATTTAATCTTTGATTTGCGCGGAAATCCAGGCGGTTTACTCAACGAAGCCGTGGATATGGTGAATATTTTTGAACCGCAAGGACAAGTCGTTGTCAATACAAAAGGCAAAATGGCGGAATGGGATCATAGCCATAAAACACTTAATCCGCCAACGGATTTAAACACGCACATTGTAGTGCTTGTGAACGGCGGTTCCGCATCCGCAGCGGAAATTGTTTCCGGAAGTATTCAGGATTTAGACAGAGGTGTTATTCTCGGACAACGCACATTTGGTAAAGGTTTGGTGCAACAAACGCGGCCGTTGAGTTACAATGCGGAATTAAAATTAACGGTTGCAAAATATTACATTCCGAGCGGAAGATGTATTCAGAAATTAGATTATTCGCACCGTGCGCAAAATGGCACTGTGCCTGATGTTCCAGATTCTTTGATTACAGCTTTTCGTACGAAAGACGGACGAATTGTATACGACGGCGGCGGTATTGATCCGGATGTGAAATTTCAACAAGATCAAATTAGCAACATCGAACTCAGTCTGATTAATAAATCCTTAATTTTTGATTTCGCAACACAATATCGCACGCAACATCCTACCATTCCTTCGGTAGCGGATTTCTCGATTACTGATCAAGATTTCAATAATTTTTTGGATTTCATTAAAGATAAAAATTACGATTATACCACGAAAAGCGAACAAACTTTAGAACAGCTTAAAAAAGATACGAAAAAAGAAAATTATTATGAGGACATAACACCTGAATTTACGGCTTTGGAAGACAAAATAAAACACGATAAAAAAGCCGATTTACAAAAAAATAAAAAAGGTATTATGGAATTAATCGAAAACGAAATTGTATCGCGTTATTATTATCAAAAAGGACGGCAAGCAGACAATCTGAAATGGGATCCGGAAATTACGGATGCTGTTACGCTGCTAAATGATACGGCTCGCTACGACTCGATTTTAACTACCATCGCCAAACCGATTCACTCTTTTCATGATCAGCAAACAGGACTTCATACACAGAAATAAAATTTTATTTTAGTACTCCGAAAAATTAATTTTTCATGAAGATAAATTTGCCTCGCTCATACCATTCTGCTATTTATTTTTTCGGCTTGGCAATTTTGGTAATTGGTTTGCCTTTGTCCATGTTTTTAATGAGTTTGGCGCAAATTGTTTTACTCCTCAATTGGTTGTGGGAAGGACATCTGAAAGAAAAAATTTGCAAATTTTGGAACAATAAGGCTGCTGTAATTATTGCTTCTGTATTTATTTTACATTTGATTGGATTGCTCTACACGAGCGATTTTGATTACGGTTTAGAAGATATCCGAAAAAAAATCCCACTGTTTTTACTTCCTTTGATACTTTCTTCTTCTGAAAAAATTTCGCTTAAAAAATTGCATTGGATTTTACATATTTTTATTGCTGCCGTACTGTGTTCCACTTTTATTTCGATGTCCGTATTTTTTGGATACATTCCTACAGATCCGCCACAAACCGTGATTGTAGACGTGCGCGACATATCTATTTTTATTGCTGCGATACGTTTGGCATTGTTAATTTGCATCTGCATTTTTACTTTGGCATATTACATTTACACGGAAAAAAGTACGTCGAAAAAATATTTTTTTGCGCTCCTTATTTTATGGTTTATTATTTTTATGATTATTCTGGAATCCATTACTGGCTTGCTGGTTCTGTTTCTCGTTAGTTTTATTTTATTGATTTATTTGGCGTGGAAACAGCATAAAAGAATATTTTTCGCACTAATGATTTTGTTGCCGATAATTGTTTTTGCGTATGCCGCGATGAGGATTCATCAATACGATAAAATGCCTCCGAAAATTAATTTTTCAACGCTTGAAAAAAAAACGTCGCAACGCAATTTATATTTCAACGACAGCACCAGCACACTTTCCGAAAACGGGCATTTTGTGATGATGTATATTTGTTGGAATGAGTTGGAAACCTCTTGGAATAGGCGAAGCACTATTAAATTTGATCAAAAAGATTTAAAAGGAAACGATATTAAATACACCTTGATTCGTTTCCTCACATCTAAAAATGAACGCAAAGATGCAGTGGGCGTAAATACATTAAGTGACGCTGAAATTTTTTCCATCCAAAAAGGAATTCCAAATTATAAGTATCAACACTTGGGAAATCTAAATGCGCGGTTGTATCAATTGTTGGGCGATATTCATACGTTTGAAAACAATGAAAACCCTTCTGGACATTCAGTTTCGCAACGCTTGTCGTATTGGAAAGCCGCCATTGGTATTATTCAACGTAATCCGCTGATTGGTGTTGGAACGGGCGATGTAAAAAATGCGTTTGCTGCCGAATATATTCGTGAAAAATCGCCTCTTAAGGTAGAAGAGCGGTTGCGTTCACACAATCAATTTCTGGCTATTGGCGTGGCTTTTGGGATTATTGGTTTCGCGTGGTTTGTTCTTTCTCTTGTATATCCACTGTTGCGGGAAAAAGGATTTTCTAATTATTTTTATATCACTTTTTTTCTGATTGCTTTGCTTTCTATGTTTAGTGAAGATACACTTGAAACACAAGCTGGAGCTACTTTTTTCGCATTCTTTAATGCCTTTTTTCTCTTCAATAATTTCTCCTTTAAAAACGAAAAAATAGACGAATGAAAATCCTTGAAGTAAATACCGAAAAATCATGGCGAGGAGGAGAGCGTCAAACTTTTTATAACATGAAAGGCTTTCGTGATGCAGGATTAGAGGTAGATGTGTTGTGTCGAAAAAAATATCCGTTGTCTCATATTTCCAAAAAAAATGATTTTAATACGTACCAAGTAAAATCATTTTTTCAAACAATTTTATTTTTACTTTTTTACGGAAATGATTACGATCTGATTCACGCACAAACTGCCAAAGCTCAGTTTGCAGCGGTTCTTTCAAAATTTATTCATCGCAAGCCAGTCGTTTATACACGCAGAGTTGATTTTGTTCCGAGTGGATTTTTTACGAAAATGAAATACCGTTTTACAAATAAATTAATTGCTATTTCCAATCCAGTGAAAACTATTTTGGAAAATTTTGGAATGGAAAATGTTTCCGTGATTAGCGATGCGTTAGAAATTTCACCCATTGATAAAGAGCGTGCTGAAAAATTTATTTTTGAAAATTCTTGGAAGGATAAAAAAATTATTGGAACTATTGCTGCGCTTGTTCCGCACAAAGATCCGATTACGATGGTGAATGCCATTTATGAACTTTCCTTACTTCGAAACGATTTTGTTTTTTTGCACTTTGGAGAAGGAGTTTTGGAAAAAAAGGTGGAAGCTGAAATCGAAAAACTAGGTCTCGAAAAAATATTTTTTCTGAATGGATTTACAGAAGATGTTACAGATTATTTTTCTGTGTTTGATGTTTTTGCGATGAGCTCTGAAGAAGAAGGTTTGGGTAGTAGCGTTTTGGATGCCTTTATTTACAAGGTTTCGGTGGCAAGTACAAATGCTGGAGGATTAAACGAATTGATTTCTGGAAGAGGGTTGGTTTCAGAAAAGAAAGATGCAAAAATGCTCGCAAAAAATATTTCGGAGCTGCTCGATAATCAAAATTTGAAAAATGAATTGACTGAAAAAGCTTTTCTTTATGCTTCTGAAAGACATTCCATTCCCGCCATTACTGCCGAATATATAAGTGTTTTCGAAAAATTACTTTCCAAGTAATTGCAATTTTTTATATTTCAAATACGTGTGTTTGGCTGAAATTTTACTGATGACAAATCCGTAATAACCATCCAAAAATCCTAAACGAATAAAATAACTACTGATAAATTTTGCAATCGGATTGAAATAAATAGTTGTGAAATTGGCTTTGTTTCCTTTGATATATAAGGCTTTTGAGGCAATATCGCTGAAATAATTTATTTGTTTGATATGATCTTCAATCGTGTAGAAACTATAATGTAAAATATCGCCTTGCAAAAATCCAAGTCTTGAATTTTTATTTTCCATTTCATATTTATCGTGTGGATTTGTGCCGCCCCATTTGCCTTTCCGACTATCCCACAAACGCATTTTTTTATCTGGATACCAGCCGCAATGCCTAATCCACTTCCCGCAATAATTAGTCAAACGATTCATTTCATAACCATCAAACTGCCAATTCTTTTTAGCATCCGAAATATTTTTTTTCAAATTTTCGTCTAATGCTTCATCGGCATCTAATGATAAAATATGTGGATAAAGCGCTTGCGTAATCGCCCAATTTTTTTGTTCGATGTGCCCATCAAATTTATGAGAGATAAATCGCGCCTCGTATTTGCTACAAATTTCTTCCGTTTTATCAGTTGAAAAAGAGTCCACCACTACAATATCATCGGCAATATCTTTCACGGACGACAAACATCTTTCGATATTTATTTCTTCGTTAAAGGCAATGATAACAACGGATAATTTTATTTCGTTCATCTTATTTTGTGAAACAAATGTACTATATAAAGGGAAATGAAACGTCCGAAATTAGCGTTTGAAAAATTATTTTTTGAAAGCCTCTTTTGCATTATATCGTATATTTGTTTTGATTTATGGAAGCCATTCAACAATTGATAAAATCTTTTAAAGCGGGCGATGCGAAAGCGTTGGCGCGTTGCATCACCATTGTTGAAAACGAATTAGAAGGACATTCGGAAATTTTAGCATCGCTAACGTTTACTAAAAATACACCTTTGATTGGCATTACTGGTCCACCAGGTGCAGGGAAAAGCACTCTCGTAAATGCGGTGATTTCGAAATTATCAGAACAAAAAAAGAAAATCGGAATTGTTGCCATTGATCCTACATCGCCTTTTAATTACGGTTCTTTACTCGGAGATCGCCTACGAATGAGCGAACATTTTACGGATGAAAATATTTTTATTCGTTCGCTTGCTACGCGCGGATCGCTCGGTGGGTTGTCTGCTAAAACCATAGAAATTACAGATGTGATGCGTGCTTTCGGTTTTGATTATGTGTTTGTGGAAACGGTGGGCGTGGGACAATCGGAAGTAGAGATTGCGGGTTTGGCGGACACGACGGTGCTTGTGTTGGTTCCAGAATCGGGCGATGATATACAAACCAGTAAATCTGGAATTATGGAGATTGCTGATATTTTTGTAGTGAATAAATCCGACAGAGAAGGCGCAGATATTTTTATGAAAAACCTGAAGCAATCTGTTGTTTCTAAAAGCGATTGGCACATTCCGATTTTAAAAACGATTGCTTCTCAAAATATTGGAATTATTGAGCTTGTAACTGCAATTGAGCAACATTTTAAAATAGGAATTACCAACGAAAAAAAAATATTTTTGTTAGCTGAGAAAGCCTATAAATTGATACAATACGAGCGGATGAAAACGGTTTCTAAAAAAGAATTGCAAAATAAAATTTCTGTAAAAATAAAATTTCCTGATTTTAATTTGTATTGTTTTGTGAAGGATTTTTTCGCAGAATAATTCTCCGGAAATAGTGCTTCGAAAAATTATTTTTTTGAACGTGTTTTTTCTTCTCCTTTACAGCGTGCGAATCAGCGCTTATTTTCCTTACTTTTGAAAAAAATAAAATAATTATGTTAAAATCTATGACCGGTTTTGGAAAATCAAGTATTGATTTTTCTGAAAAAAAAATTTCTGTTGAGATGCGCTCTTTAAACAGCAAACAATTAGATCTAAGCGTTCGCATGCCAGGACGATACAAGGCGAAAGAAACAGAATTACGTTCGGAATTGGGAAAAATTCTCGATCGCGGAAAAGTGGATGTCGTAATTTATACCGAAGAAGAAGAGCGCGAAAAAAAATTTTCTGTCAATAAAGTATTAGCTAAACAATATTTTGACGAGTTGAAAGCCTTGGAAACAGAGCTGGATCAAACACCTCAAAATTATTTATCGGTGATTTTAAAAATGCCAGATGTATTGCAAGTAGAAAATTCAGAGCCAGATGAAAGCGAATGGTCTTCGGTAATGATTGCCGTAAAAGCAGCAGCTGAAAAATTAAATGAATTTCGCGGAGACGAAGGAAAGGTATTGGCGCAAGAGCTCGGAAAAAGAATTGAGAATATTTTGAAAGGTCTGAAAGACGTAGAAGAAGCTGATCCTTTAAGGATAAAAAAAATCAGAGATCGAATTCAAAAAAATATTTCTGAAGTTGTTGTTGTAGATAAAATAGATCATAACCGTTTCGAACAAGAAATGATTTATTACGTTGAAAAAATTGATATCACAGAAGAAAAAGTGCGCCTAAAAACACATTGTAATTATTTTACGACAACGATGCAAGAGCCTTCTTGCGGAAGGAAACTCGGATTTATTTCCCAAGAAATTGGTCGCGAAATTAACACCATTGGCTCGAAAGCAAATGATGTAAGCATTCAAAAAATAATTGTTCAGATGAAAGATGAATTGGAAAAAATTAAAGAACAATCGCTAAACGTTTTGTAAAATGAACGGTAAATTAATTATTTTTTCAGCTCCTTCCGGTGCAGGAAAAACAACCATTGTACATCATTTATTGAAAGTAAATTCTTTGTTGGAATTTTCCGTTTCGGCTTGTAGTAGAGCCAAAAGAGGAACTGAAAAAAATGGCGCGGATTATTATTTTTTAAGTGTAGAAGAATTTAAAAAACGAATCGAAAACAATGAATTTATTGAGTGGGAAGAAGTATATGAAAATCATTTTTATGGAACACTTCGCAGTGAAATTGAGCGTATTTGGAAAATGGGCAAACACGTTATTTTTGATGTGGATGTAGACGGAGGATTGAATTTGAAAAAACAATTTGGTGCGCAAGCATTGGCTATTTTTGTGATGCCGCCTTCCATTGCCAGTTTAGAAAAACGATTGAAAGGAAGAAAAACAGAAACGCCGGAAAGTATTGCCAGACGTACTGCTAAAGCAGTTGTAGAATTAGAAAAAGCACACTTGTTTGATAAAATTTTATTGAATGAACATTTGCATATTGCCTTCGCGGAAGCAGAAAAATTAGTGAACGAATTTTTAACCTGATTTTTTAAATGAAAATTGGACTTCTTTTCGGATCCTTCAACCCCATTCACGTTGGACACATGGTGATTGCCAATTACATGTTGGAATTTACCGATTTGGAACGCTTGTGGATTGTTGTTTCTCCGCATAATCCGCTGAAAGAAAAAAAAGGATTGTTAGCGAACAATCATCGCTTTGCCTTGGTACAAGAAGCAATTGGAGATCATCCAAAAATGAAAGCAAGTAAGATAGAATTTAATTTACCGCAGCCTTCATACACGATAAATACTCTTACCTATTTAAAAGAAAAACATCCAAAAGATGAATTTGTGTTGATTATGGGCAGCGATAATTTGAATACGTTTCATAAATGGAAAAATTACGAAAGCATTTTAGAAAATTATCAGCTATACATTTATCCGCGCCCCAACGAAGTTGGAGATGATTTAAAAAATCATCCGAACGTAAAAATAACGGAAGCGCCGCTCATGGATATTTCTTCTTCTTTTATAAGAGAAGCCATTCGGAATAAAAAAAATGTCTCTCATTTTATGCCCGAACCCGTTGCACGTTACGTGCAGGAAATGAATTTCTACAAAAAATAAAGAGCCGAAATTAGTCTTCAAAAAAATAATTTTTCAAAACACTTTTTCAAGTAAAAAAAAAGTTTTATTTTTACAGATATAGATTATTTTGATATCTCTTAAAAACCTAAAACCATGAACGAAAAAATGCCATCCGTAACTTTAAAAAGAAAAAATATTTCTGCGCTGATAGAATATTGTTTAGACAATAAAATCGATATGTCGGTTAAAGCGCAGGCCATTCAGCAAGATGAATTTGATATTGAATTCACTTCGCTCGATACGAAGAAAGCCATTTTACTCGGGATGTGCTTGCGCGATTTACGATTAGAATTGAACGGATTAAATACCTTGATGCCTTCGAAAGTGGCTAAAAAAACAATTCCTGCTAAAGAAATACCTGTTTCTAAAAAAGCGGAAAACAATGGAGCATTGGCTTTTGAAGAAAATTTAGAATTTAATTTAGAAGGTGCGAATTAATTTTTGCATTCATTTTTAAGGCTTCGAAAAATTAATTTTTCGAAGCCTTATTCTTTAAACAACCATTGCTTTGTTGTTCATTCCAATCATCTCCATTGCAGCATTTACAATACCTTCTGGATGATATCCACATTCGGTGTGAAGCTCCATTTGTTCCCCGTGTTCAATTACTCTATCGGGAATTCCCAATCGTTTTACTTGCGCAGAATAATTATTGTCTGCCATAAATTCAATCACGGCACTACCCATTCCGCCCATCACACAGCCATCTTCCACCGTAATTACTTTATTGAATTTAGAAAAAACTTCGTGTAATAATTTTTCATCAATCGGTTTTACAAAACGCATATCGTAATGCGCTGCGCTGATACCTTTTTTCTCCAATTGTTTGCAAGCGTCCAACGCATAATTTCCCACATGACCAATCGTTAAAATTGCCAGATCCTCTCCATTCTTAATAGTTCTGGCTTTACCAATTTCTATCTCCGAAAAATCTTTTTTCCAATCAGGCATCACACCATTTCCACGCGGATAGCGAATAGAAAATGGAGATTTTATTTTTTCTAACTGTGCTGTGTACATTAAATTTCGGAGCTCTTCTTCGTTCATTGGAGCGGAAACAATCATGTTTGGAATGCAGCGGAAATAAGCTAAATCGTAAGCTCCGTGATGCGTTGCGCCATCTGAACCTGCAATTC
Proteins encoded in this window:
- the meaB gene encoding methylmalonyl Co-A mutase-associated GTPase MeaB; translated protein: MEAIQQLIKSFKAGDAKALARCITIVENELEGHSEILASLTFTKNTPLIGITGPPGAGKSTLVNAVISKLSEQKKKIGIVAIDPTSPFNYGSLLGDRLRMSEHFTDENIFIRSLATRGSLGGLSAKTIEITDVMRAFGFDYVFVETVGVGQSEVEIAGLADTTVLVLVPESGDDIQTSKSGIMEIADIFVVNKSDREGADIFMKNLKQSVVSKSDWHIPILKTIASQNIGIIELVTAIEQHFKIGITNEKKIFLLAEKAYKLIQYERMKTVSKKELQNKISVKIKFPDFNLYCFVKDFFAE
- a CDS encoding YicC/YloC family endoribonuclease: MLKSMTGFGKSSIDFSEKKISVEMRSLNSKQLDLSVRMPGRYKAKETELRSELGKILDRGKVDVVIYTEEEEREKKFSVNKVLAKQYFDELKALETELDQTPQNYLSVILKMPDVLQVENSEPDESEWSSVMIAVKAAAEKLNEFRGDEGKVLAQELGKRIENILKGLKDVEEADPLRIKKIRDRIQKNISEVVVVDKIDHNRFEQEMIYYVEKIDITEEKVRLKTHCNYFTTTMQEPSCGRKLGFISQEIGREINTIGSKANDVSIQKIIVQMKDELEKIKEQSLNVL
- a CDS encoding glycosyltransferase family 2 protein produces the protein MNEIKLSVVIIAFNEEINIERCLSSVKDIADDIVVVDSFSTDKTEEICSKYEARFISHKFDGHIEQKNWAITQALYPHILSLDADEALDENLKKNISDAKKNWQFDGYEMNRLTNYCGKWIRHCGWYPDKKMRLWDSRKGKWGGTNPHDKYEMENKNSRLGFLQGDILHYSFYTIEDHIKQINYFSDIASKALYIKGNKANFTTIYFNPIAKFISSYFIRLGFLDGYYGFVISKISAKHTYLKYKKLQLLGK
- the gmk gene encoding guanylate kinase; translation: MNGKLIIFSAPSGAGKTTIVHHLLKVNSLLEFSVSACSRAKRGTEKNGADYYFLSVEEFKKRIENNEFIEWEEVYENHFYGTLRSEIERIWKMGKHVIFDVDVDGGLNLKKQFGAQALAIFVMPPSIASLEKRLKGRKTETPESIARRTAKAVVELEKAHLFDKILLNEHLHIAFAEAEKLVNEFLT
- the nadD gene encoding nicotinate (nicotinamide) nucleotide adenylyltransferase gives rise to the protein MKIGLLFGSFNPIHVGHMVIANYMLEFTDLERLWIVVSPHNPLKEKKGLLANNHRFALVQEAIGDHPKMKASKIEFNLPQPSYTINTLTYLKEKHPKDEFVLIMGSDNLNTFHKWKNYESILENYQLYIYPRPNEVGDDLKNHPNVKITEAPLMDISSSFIREAIRNKKNVSHFMPEPVARYVQEMNFYKK